From a region of the Listeria monocytogenes ATCC 19117 genome:
- a CDS encoding methionine ABC transporter ATP-binding protein, whose translation MIELHQVSKSFNVNGKTVEAVKNVSITVEKGEIFGVVGYSGAGKSTLVRCINLLERPDAGQVVIDGKNLSTLSSKELRVARRKIGMIFQGYNLLKTATVYDNIAKPLKLEGVPKDEIETRVNKYLSIVGLEDKRNNYPSQLSGGQKQRVAIARALAHEPEILLSDEATSALDPETTEAILQLLLKINAELGITIFLITHELDVIQRICDRVAVMENGHLVEQGTVLDIFTKAKHATTKRFVGSEASFDIPQDLLEKYVATGKLVSLHFIGDEADEPALALVSRKFDVLPSILAGGIDHLKNGTLGKLLVHLKGDEVEYSKAISYLKESGVVVEEVELL comes from the coding sequence TTGATCGAATTACATCAAGTTTCAAAATCATTTAACGTAAATGGAAAAACCGTAGAAGCCGTCAAAAATGTTTCTATTACAGTAGAAAAAGGAGAAATTTTCGGTGTCGTTGGTTACAGTGGCGCCGGGAAAAGTACCCTTGTTCGTTGCATCAACCTGCTTGAACGTCCAGATGCCGGCCAAGTTGTGATTGATGGGAAGAACTTATCTACCCTATCAAGCAAAGAACTTCGTGTCGCTCGCCGGAAAATCGGCATGATTTTCCAAGGATATAACCTACTAAAAACCGCAACTGTCTATGATAACATTGCCAAACCATTAAAATTAGAAGGCGTTCCAAAAGACGAAATCGAGACGCGCGTAAATAAATACTTGTCAATTGTTGGCTTAGAGGATAAACGAAACAACTATCCAAGCCAACTTTCTGGCGGTCAAAAACAGCGTGTGGCGATTGCTCGTGCTCTTGCGCATGAGCCAGAAATTCTCTTAAGCGATGAAGCAACAAGCGCCTTGGACCCTGAAACAACAGAAGCAATTTTGCAACTGTTACTTAAAATTAATGCGGAACTCGGCATTACGATTTTCTTAATTACACATGAACTTGATGTCATTCAACGTATTTGTGACCGGGTTGCTGTAATGGAAAATGGTCATTTAGTGGAACAAGGTACGGTTCTTGATATTTTCACGAAAGCAAAACACGCGACAACCAAGCGCTTTGTGGGATCGGAAGCTAGTTTCGATATCCCGCAAGATTTGCTTGAAAAATATGTTGCGACTGGGAAATTGGTTTCTCTTCATTTTATTGGAGACGAAGCGGATGAACCTGCGCTCGCTCTTGTATCACGTAAATTCGACGTTCTTCCAAGCATTTTAGCTGGGGGAATTGATCATTTGAAAAACGGAACACTTGGAAAACTGCTCGTTCATTTAAAAGGGGACGAAGTTGAATACAGTAAAGCTATTTCTTATTTGAAAGAATCTGGAGTCGTTGTTGAGGAGGTCGAGTTACTATGA
- a CDS encoding MetQ/NlpA family ABC transporter substrate-binding protein, translated as MRKLTKGLGILLASSLVLGLAACGGGSDDKALSTEKITIGTTAGPHQQIAEEVQKLAKKDGLEIKIKTFDDYNTPNTALNDGDLDANNYQTIPFLEQQKKDKGYKLDVAFKTVAFPMGIYSNDIKDLKNLKKGDKIAVPNDPSNEYRGLKLFEDAGVIKLKDGVEEKATKKDIAENPLDLEIVELEASQIPAQLDEVAAAAINTNFAMGAGLSINKDAIYHEPTKDNPYPNVFVVRSANKDDEVVKTLEKYYHSDEVKAFIEKEFNGSVVPAF; from the coding sequence ATGAGAAAATTAACAAAAGGGTTAGGAATTTTACTTGCATCAAGTCTTGTTTTAGGATTAGCAGCATGTGGAGGAGGCAGTGACGACAAAGCCTTAAGCACAGAAAAAATTACAATTGGAACAACAGCAGGACCTCACCAACAAATCGCTGAAGAAGTTCAAAAATTAGCGAAAAAAGACGGTCTTGAAATCAAAATCAAAACATTTGATGATTATAACACGCCAAATACAGCTTTAAATGATGGTGATTTGGATGCGAATAACTACCAAACAATTCCATTTTTAGAGCAACAAAAGAAAGATAAAGGCTACAAATTAGACGTTGCTTTTAAAACAGTAGCATTCCCAATGGGCATTTACTCCAACGATATTAAAGACTTGAAAAATCTTAAAAAAGGCGACAAAATTGCCGTTCCAAATGATCCAAGTAACGAATACCGTGGTTTAAAACTGTTTGAAGATGCTGGCGTTATTAAATTAAAAGATGGTGTGGAAGAAAAAGCAACGAAAAAAGACATTGCTGAAAACCCGCTTGACCTTGAAATCGTTGAACTTGAAGCTTCTCAAATACCTGCACAATTAGATGAAGTTGCAGCCGCAGCTATCAATACTAACTTTGCAATGGGCGCTGGACTTTCTATTAATAAAGATGCCATTTACCACGAACCTACAAAAGACAATCCATATCCAAACGTTTTCGTTGTTCGTAGTGCCAACAAAGACGATGAAGTCGTAAAAACATTAGAAAAATATTACCATTCAGATGAAGTAAAAGCATTTATTGAAAAAGAATTTAATGGGTCTGTAGTACCTGCATTCTAG
- a CDS encoding pyridoxal phosphate-dependent aminotransferase, translating into MKISKRLQNLPDQFFSSLVEKVGKKVAEGHDVINLGQGNPDQPTPKHIVEAMKTASEKPLNHKYSLFRGKHELKQAAADFYAREYNVTIDPDTEVAILFGTKTGLVELPMCLMDPGDTMLLPDPGYPDYLSGVVLGEVQFEKMPLIAANNFLPDFTKIPEDIAEKAELMYLNYPNNPTGAVATADFFEETVAFAKNHNIVVAHDFAYGGIGFDGKKPISFLETNGAKEVGIELYTLSKTYNMAGWRVGFAVGNSEVIEAINLIQDHMYVSLFPGIQDAAIEALTGDQTCVGELTARYESRRDVFISACKKIGWEAVAPTGSFFAWMPVPENFTSSEFADYLLEEVSVAVADGSGFGEFGEGYVRVGLLMDEERLEEAVTRVSKLHLFDKVTQQ; encoded by the coding sequence ATGAAAATTTCCAAACGCTTGCAAAATTTACCAGATCAGTTTTTCTCTAGCCTTGTTGAAAAAGTTGGAAAAAAGGTGGCAGAAGGGCATGATGTCATTAATTTAGGACAAGGAAACCCAGACCAGCCAACACCCAAACATATTGTGGAAGCAATGAAAACAGCTTCAGAAAAACCACTTAACCACAAATATTCTTTATTTCGAGGAAAACATGAACTAAAACAAGCCGCTGCGGATTTTTACGCGCGTGAATATAATGTAACGATTGATCCAGACACGGAAGTAGCTATTTTGTTTGGGACAAAAACAGGCTTAGTGGAGCTGCCGATGTGTTTGATGGATCCAGGTGATACGATGCTTTTACCTGATCCGGGCTATCCTGATTATTTGTCAGGAGTAGTGTTAGGTGAAGTTCAATTTGAAAAAATGCCGCTTATTGCCGCAAATAATTTTTTACCAGATTTCACTAAAATTCCAGAAGACATAGCTGAAAAAGCTGAATTAATGTATTTAAATTATCCTAATAATCCAACTGGCGCTGTGGCTACGGCAGATTTCTTTGAAGAAACAGTCGCTTTTGCCAAGAATCATAATATCGTTGTTGCGCACGATTTCGCATATGGAGGTATTGGCTTTGACGGTAAAAAACCAATTAGTTTTTTAGAAACAAACGGTGCAAAAGAAGTTGGAATTGAACTTTATACACTTTCGAAAACATATAATATGGCTGGCTGGCGCGTTGGTTTTGCAGTTGGGAACAGCGAAGTTATTGAAGCTATTAATCTTATTCAAGATCATATGTATGTAAGTCTTTTTCCAGGGATTCAAGATGCTGCAATCGAAGCTTTAACAGGAGATCAGACTTGTGTGGGTGAATTAACCGCTCGTTATGAAAGTCGCAGGGATGTCTTTATTTCTGCTTGTAAGAAAATTGGTTGGGAGGCAGTTGCGCCGACGGGTTCGTTCTTTGCTTGGATGCCAGTCCCGGAAAATTTTACAAGTAGCGAATTTGCTGATTATCTGCTAGAAGAGGTCAGTGTTGCCGTTGCGGATGGTAGTGGCTTTGGGGAGTTTGGTGAAGGTTACGTCCGCGTAGGTCTTTTAATGGATGAAGAGCGCTTGGAAGAAGCAGTAACGCGAGTTTCCAAATTGCATTTGTTCGATAAAGTTACACAGCAGTAG
- the yycF gene encoding response regulator YycF, with translation MAEKKILVVDDEKPIADIVKFNLNKEGFDVYCAYDGDEALELVEEVQPDLILLDIMLPGRDGIEVCREVRKKYDMPIIMVTAKDSEIDKVIGLELGADDYVTKPFSNRELIARVKANLRRHSQVSSNAAEEEENSELEIGSLIIHPDAYVASKRGETIELTHREFELLHYLAKHMGQVMTREHLLQTVWGYDYFGDVRTVDVTVRRLREKIEDNPSHPAWLVTRRGVGYYLRNPEQE, from the coding sequence ATGGCAGAAAAGAAAATTCTTGTAGTAGATGACGAAAAACCGATTGCGGATATAGTTAAGTTTAATCTAAATAAAGAAGGCTTTGATGTATATTGCGCCTATGATGGCGATGAAGCGTTAGAACTTGTAGAAGAAGTTCAGCCAGATTTAATTTTACTGGATATTATGCTTCCAGGTCGTGATGGTATTGAGGTATGTCGTGAAGTACGTAAAAAATATGATATGCCAATAATTATGGTAACAGCGAAAGATTCAGAGATTGACAAAGTTATCGGACTAGAACTTGGTGCAGATGACTACGTAACGAAACCATTTAGTAATCGCGAGTTAATTGCTCGAGTGAAAGCCAATTTGCGCCGTCACAGCCAAGTCAGCTCAAATGCAGCCGAGGAAGAAGAAAACAGCGAACTAGAAATTGGTTCTTTGATTATTCATCCGGATGCATATGTGGCTTCTAAACGTGGAGAAACAATCGAACTAACACATCGTGAATTCGAATTACTACATTATTTAGCAAAACATATGGGACAAGTCATGACACGTGAACATTTACTTCAAACCGTTTGGGGCTATGACTACTTCGGCGATGTTCGTACGGTGGATGTTACCGTTCGTCGTTTACGTGAGAAAATTGAAGATAACCCAAGTCACCCAGCATGGTTAGTAACTAGACGCGGAGTTGGCTATTATTTACGCAATCCAGAACAAGAATAA
- the walK gene encoding cell wall metabolism sensor histidine kinase WalK, whose protein sequence is MHKMRFFQSVQFKLVIMYLLLIIVAMQVIGAYFVRELEGQLEKNFQDSITNSITLLDYNAREEIIKNSDNSVKLQNDIRELLVDYSRASSNLIEVRIVDDKGKILGTSNLNNQGIVGQKSNDPLVKRTLSLGTTSEDKIYKDESNKNNRVWVNVSSIKNKGQVIGAIYLVADIESVYKQVDDITNIFITGTLIAMIITAVLGILLSRTITKPIIEMKRQAYAMARGNYSRKVKVYGVDEIGELADSFNTLTKRVQEAQAMTEGERRKLSSVLAYMTDGVIATDRRGKVILINTPAEKMLRVKHESANGRSIIDVLDIGDTYQFEDLMEVDGSLTMDRSTLDKPYVLRANFSVIQRETGFNNGVIAVLHDITDQEKVDQERRDFVSNVSHELRTPLTSMHSYLEALSDGAWEDKEIAPRFLEVTQNETERMIRLVNDLLKLSRMDGGREQLEKSFVNFTDFFNHIIDRFEMMKKETIMFKRHIPREPVIIEIDEDKVMQVLDNIISNANKYSPDGGRISFYLKKFEDEIEVSIADEGLGVPDEDLANVFDRFFRVDKARSREMGGTGLGLAIAREVIEAHGGRIWAERNKTKGTIIKFTLPYSDLPEDDWE, encoded by the coding sequence ATGCATAAAATGAGATTTTTTCAGTCCGTACAATTTAAGTTAGTTATTATGTATTTGCTACTAATTATCGTTGCAATGCAAGTAATCGGCGCGTATTTTGTACGTGAGCTGGAAGGGCAACTGGAGAAAAATTTTCAAGATTCTATTACGAATAGTATTACGCTTTTAGATTATAACGCTAGAGAAGAAATTATTAAAAATAGCGACAACTCCGTCAAGTTACAAAATGATATTAGAGAACTCTTAGTCGATTATTCTCGCGCAAGTAGCAATTTAATCGAAGTAAGAATTGTAGATGACAAAGGAAAAATTCTCGGCACATCTAATTTAAATAACCAAGGAATTGTTGGACAAAAAAGCAACGATCCACTTGTAAAACGAACATTATCACTTGGAACGACTTCTGAGGACAAAATCTATAAAGACGAATCGAATAAAAATAACCGCGTTTGGGTGAACGTATCCTCCATCAAAAATAAAGGCCAAGTGATAGGGGCTATTTATCTTGTCGCCGATATCGAAAGTGTCTATAAACAAGTTGATGATATTACAAACATTTTCATCACAGGGACTTTGATTGCGATGATTATTACAGCCGTCCTTGGAATTCTATTATCAAGAACCATTACTAAACCAATTATCGAAATGAAACGTCAAGCTTATGCGATGGCTCGCGGCAACTATAGCCGCAAAGTTAAAGTATACGGTGTCGATGAAATTGGTGAACTGGCTGATTCTTTTAATACACTAACAAAACGAGTCCAAGAAGCCCAAGCAATGACTGAAGGGGAGCGGCGCAAGTTATCCTCTGTACTCGCATATATGACTGATGGCGTAATTGCAACAGACCGCCGCGGGAAAGTAATTCTCATTAATACGCCAGCAGAAAAAATGCTTCGCGTGAAACATGAAAGTGCGAATGGGCGCTCGATTATTGATGTTTTAGACATCGGAGACACGTACCAATTTGAAGATTTAATGGAAGTAGATGGGTCACTAACAATGGACCGTAGTACTCTCGACAAACCGTACGTGCTTCGTGCCAATTTCTCGGTCATTCAAAGGGAAACAGGCTTTAATAATGGGGTTATCGCGGTACTTCACGATATTACCGATCAAGAAAAAGTCGACCAAGAACGTCGCGATTTCGTATCCAATGTATCACATGAACTAAGAACCCCACTTACCAGTATGCATAGCTATTTAGAAGCATTAAGCGACGGCGCGTGGGAAGATAAAGAAATCGCTCCACGTTTCCTTGAAGTAACGCAAAATGAGACCGAACGAATGATTCGTCTCGTTAACGATCTCCTCAAACTTTCCAGAATGGATGGCGGCAGAGAACAACTCGAAAAAAGCTTCGTGAACTTTACGGATTTCTTTAACCATATTATTGACCGTTTTGAAATGATGAAAAAAGAAACAATCATGTTCAAACGCCATATTCCAAGAGAGCCAGTCATCATCGAAATTGATGAAGATAAAGTAATGCAAGTGCTTGATAATATTATTTCTAACGCCAATAAATATTCACCGGATGGTGGCCGCATTTCCTTCTATCTGAAAAAATTTGAAGATGAAATTGAAGTAAGCATTGCCGATGAAGGTTTAGGCGTACCAGACGAGGATTTAGCAAATGTGTTCGACCGATTCTTCCGTGTAGACAAAGCACGCTCGAGAGAAA